AGCTTTATGAACCGGTGAAATGCAACACTGGAGAAGgccttaatatgggacagaagGAGCATTTGAATTGGACTAAGGGCTTGCTGCTGTTACCTGTACATGCCAGAATGCATTTCCCTTGGACTAAAGCAGCGTACAAGTAATTAACGATGGCAGAAGTCAAATGTTTCCAGCTATGTTTCATTTTTAGCCTACCAGTATTACAAAACTTGTGATTAATACATCAACCTTCTCTCTTTACACAGAAAAATTATTTCTATATGTTAATGGAACATTACTAATCCTTATTTACACAGCGAGCATCAGGAACACAGCGATAAGCGCTGTAATGCTAACATCAAAGGCAACAGTAACAGTAGGAGGACGCACTTTACGGTGGAAACCGTCCTAGGCTTATTGCACCTGCACTGACGGGTGACGCTTCGTCCtccaaaataatcaaatcacaCACGTTGCAGTCATGTAGTCCTCAGGCTTCTGAAAAGAAGCTGCACAGTTTTATTGAACTGTGTAACGCCTTGAGCAGATAAAGACTCCAGAGACGCCTCCTCTGGTCATTAAACTGTGCCTTCTCTGAGGCCCGTACTCAACAAAGTCGTGCCATTTCACATCTTCTCTTCTCATCTAGTCATGTCGAGCCATTCAACTGGGCTCAAGGAGTCCTGTCTTGCAACTCTGTCATATCGTCGTCATCATGAATCTCAGCCGCCTCTGCAGGTTTCTCATTATAAGAGGCAGCAACTGGTTCTTTATCCTCATCGGTGCTCTTCACCAGTCTCTTTGATCTCTTAGGCCTCGGAGAGGCAATATGCTCTTCATCTTCGGCATGACCACTCTCAGGGATATCGCCCTCCATGAGAGCCTTTGCGTTATTATCCGCACTATCATTATCCTGTGACCTCAGAGGTTTCTTGTGCGAGCTTTTTTTCTGGACATATATTTGCATTTACTTAAATTAGTAAAGCTTTACACATACCAAGGCTGAACCCAATTACGTGAATCTAACTAACCCTCAGCAAAAAGAAGGAATGATGAATAgtattaatatataataatTGGTTTGTGCACATTGTAATGCGGCATAAATCATCTCTGTAGACTCTAATAGAGCAGTGGTTCCGCATCAAGTTGGATAAATACGTACAAATGCAAAGATGCTAAAATTGGAATAGCAGAGTAAGTCcatttcattttgtttcaATAACTCTTTTTACttaaactggtcacattctatacaatgaatttgaattcctcAATACACTGTGCACTTTTAGTTTGCATACAGGCTAAAATGCAAATCAAAGACAACCAATATAGCATAAAACTATGGGTGTTGTTCATATCAATTCTAATCTGTGAAATTACATCTGTAAATAAATACTTGTTATTACATATCGGTTTAAACTGGAGTTGAATGCTCAGGAAACTATAGATCACTATATGACAGATGAAACTTAAAGGTCCTTATTGTGAGGGTGCGATTTTTTCCAATCACAAAGAAATAAGTAACTCAATAACTCAGATGCATGTCTCGTGTATACCTTTTTGTTGGTCGTGTTATCCTGTTCTGCAGATTCTGCAGTTGGATCATCCAAGTCTTCGAGTTTTAAATCTCCTTCTTTGTCAACCTTGATGGCCTTTGCCCGCCTCTTCTTTAGTCGATCCTTTGCCTACAAGGTTAAATGCAGCTGAGAGGCATTCTTGCCAGACTTTACACTCAAGCTAAACAAAATTAGATGTAAGCACTCAAATGGACTTGACAATTCTTAGTTTCAGTCTGGATTGCCAGTTTTAAGTGTGGAAAACTATGACATTCTTTTCCCGAGTACTTTAAATTTGAGAACGCATGGTGTAATTCCTCCATAACTAATTTGCAATCAGCAGCCACAAGACACAAGTAATAACTGAAATCAAAATAGCATGGCAGGGTTCATGTTCATGGTGGAGGTGGCCTTTCCGTGTGAGCTGAGAAGATTAAAAATTAGCCAATTTAAAACTATGGGTGTTGTTCATATCAAATCTAATCTGTGaaccctccctccctccctctaaAACTATCGTGTACTGGTAAATACTGGGTGCAAAACGAATTTGGTTTTGATGCAAACTATTTTGACACGGCGGCCGAGCAAACACAGCTAACCCCGTCTCCTCTCTGCTCCTCGATCACCAGAGTGTGTGGTGGCCATCACCTCTTCTTCCTGTGTGTGTGAAGAAAGCGGCTGGTGGCCAGCCTGGTGCAGCTGCAAGTGCATGTGGTGGCCTGGctagcaacagcagcagcagcaacatatATGACAGTGATGCTCCCCAATTGCTAGGAAAGGGGGTTCTGACGTTGCGCATAAGCACGTGGCCACAGCAGGAGAGCCTGTGCGATTTGGTGCGTAGTGCTTGCTATTGCATGGCCCATGCCAGAGCCGGCAGGCAAGGCGTGTCTAGCGCATGCGGGCGCGATGAAAACAAGTCTATAATGTCATCTAATAcaaaggagggagtagttaccTGCAATGATATTTCTTTCAATTTGTGTGCAATCTGGGTATCGTCAAGAAGTAATGATACAACATCCTCTTGTCTCATCAGTTGATCATCCTGGACTTGTTTGCCTTTCATGACCAATTCTTGCACTGCATTCTTCTGCTTCGCCCTTTGCAATATTTTCTCCTCAATAGTGTCTTTGCATATAAGCCTATACACGGTTACCTAAAATTCAAAGTTTCAAATAATATATAAGGAACTGAGCTactacaaatttattttttaatgtcGGTGAAATTCATAAATTCAAACAAACTAGTAGTGTTCTAAAAAGTAAAAACTGGTGAAAACCAAAGAGTTCCTACCTAAATTATCTGAAAGTCATTGCCTTTTAACAAGCACTAAATTTTTTAAACAAGATTGGCAGGCGGCCTTGCTCCAAAAGTCATgtatgaaaacaaattaacataTAAAGTGACTCCAGTGCTAAATTGTAACAGGTTGTAAATGTCaactaaaataaacaaaggAATGGTAAACAGAAAGTTGCACAACTCACAAAACATACAACACTGAGCATTAACACATGAAAATAACATAGAGAATCTCATATGCAATCGTAATATATCCTGATGTGTCCGTCTTTTCATGAAATTCTTCTTCCTAAAGTAGCTTCAAGATAGATAAAATAGTGTATAAAGTGAGGTTTCAGTTACCTCCTTCGTCTGCCCAAGCCTGTGTGTTCTATCCATTGCTTGCTGGTCTTGTGTCGGATTCCAGTCAATTTCATAGAAAATAACTGTATCAGCAGCAGTCAAGTTAATTCCTAGCCCCCCTGCTCTCGTACTTagcaagaaaacaaatatatcATTCCTGCAGAGAACAAAACTCAGCTAAAGTCATGTATGAAGAGCGTGAGATCATCTTATTGCAGTTGTTACAGCCTACCCACTAATGCGTACCTGTTCTGGAAGTTTCGGACCATGTCACGACGATCAGAAATTGCAGAAGATCCATCAAGTCTGAAATACTTGAATTTTCTAAAATTCATGTAGTCCTGAAAATGCATGGCGTGCAAAATTAGAAATGGGTTCACACTTTCGTGCACAAACAAGACGTCCTGAATGAGCAGTTCACAGATACAGCTCATTATGATATAAGGGCACCCACTTTCATGATCAATTTATTGGTCTACTATTTAGTTCCTTCATGGGATCCACAAGGACAGTCAAAAAATAATGGAAACCTAAAATGCTCATGAAGCTTCTGAAACACAACACTCTGAACTTCCATCAAATTATGCAATTAGGTAAGTTCAGATCCACACATCGATGTTTGTAAATAGGCATAGATAACTGGAAAATATCGAATCCAAAGCGACACAAGTCTTCACtaaatattccctccgttgCAAACTATAGGGCGTATAACTTTTTGTTGTACGAAACTTATAGCAAAGAATATCAGTATATTCGGTGTCAAACCAACATactgaaaatatatttcacaatgTGTAATGATCTTCATTTGACAGCATGggtgttgattttttttttgttaaaatgttggtcaaactttagaaaGTTTGACAATCAATAAAAGTTATACGCCCTACATTTtggaactgagggagtataaatTATCATAGAAAAATAGCACAACGCTATAAAATAAAGCGATCGTAATGATACAAAGAACAATTTCAGCTAAAAAACTTCAACGATATTTTTTCCTGCCTACCAATCTTTTCCACCTATCTCTCCTCCTACTAGAGTTGATTGTAAAATAATTCTTCTCTAAATACATGGCATATTAGGTTTCGtcaagacaaggctttgaccaagacTTACCTCATTAATATGTGATTTATATGTGACAAGGAACCACAATTATCAGTAAGTACTTTTGAAGCCAAATCTagtgatataaatttcatgtcataaAGACCACATATTAACAAactaattcttggtcaaagccttgtcttaacatAACATAATACACCATGTCTtgagaaaaggagggagtgAGTAAGTGTTAGGTAATATGCATAAGAAAACACAAACATTTGTATCTTACTAAAGTGTAAAAAGTTATCGTCCCAGTCCCCAATATAGAGTTTTGTATTGAGGTTTGATGTCACATCAAAGGTTGTACTCATGGTGTTTTGAAACAGGGAATTGATGCTGAGACACTCAATTATATTTTGCACATGTCCATGCTCTATCCACTAAAAGAAACACAATTAAAATGAtacattttgttttgcttgtgTTCAAATGAATTGCTTTCGGAAAAGAAATTGTTAATTTCAATTTCCTCGCAAAGTAAAATTTGAACTGTCTGTAATACCTCAAGGATGTCCAACATTTTAGTCATCTGAGCAAATAAAAGCACACGGTGATTTTCAGCTCGAAGTTGCCGCAGTAGTTTATCTAGCGTATGGAGCTTCCCGGAATCCTGTCATCAAGCATTCCATGTCAGTAACAAGGGGTCACTAATGAATGTGCAACAAAAAACAGCATTTCTTTCGCCTTTATTTTAGACCAACTTTGTATAATGATCAAGGTCTAATTTCCAGAAAAATGATGTGAGTTGTTAAGCAAGTCATGAACCTTACTAGATCCACACTCAAAACATAATATCTAGCATTACGCACAAGCAGAAGTGATTGGGACTAACCGTAAGCATTTTAGCTGGATCAAAATTGCTCATAGGTGGAGATGACCCAAATATCCTGTATGGTAGCTGCAGCATCGGCTCAGAGATGGGCAAATCAGTGCGTACTTCTTGTATCAAAGGATTAGGACCACTCGGTTCTCTAGGACCATTGAACTCAGAAGTGCGAGCAAATCCCAGAAATAGTTTCTTGATCCAGGGATTATGCATCTCATCAGTTAACTTATACGCAAAATTTCGATCTGAACACCAGACATTTATCTGGAAGGGTAAAGGAGGGTTAACCAATAGAATCATAGTTGTACCGAATATATACAAAATAAAGACATCTCCGACAGTATAGGGAAGTCCAGTTTTCTAACACAAAAGTAAAGAAATATTGAAGACACAGAGATGCTCTGAGGCAACAAGTGCCAAAACAAGTAAACGTAGATAAAACAGGATAAGCTTACCGGTGGTGCTCTAGCTGGTGGAATAAAATCATATGTTGAACGAAGAAGCCGTATGTTTGAGGCAAGCCTGTCATGATGAGAAAGCACTAGTGCTTCACATGAGTTATCACTCGGGCCTATCTCAATCTTTGTTCTGAGCAAACTGGACTCTGCCTTCTTAGGTGAAAGCAACAACCTAATAACAGCACGAACTTTACTGGTATCGTTCTGATCGAGCTGGAGATCAGGACCTTCTGAACCAAGGAATGCATCCACAATTTCATCAACATACTCCCTCTTACGAATTATTGCTGAGAATGCTAGGCTCTCAAATAAGGAACACGTTGCCAAGAATGAAGCTTCAACTGGGGACAGATTTGTTAACCGTGTAAAGCCAAATGCACCAGATTCCAGAACAGACTCGTTTTGTGAAGTTGATTCTGGAAATGCTGAATTATGGATATAGCTTggcaaaaatatattaaatagTCTGCTCAAATATCCACTCCGAAATCCACAACCATACATGGGTGCTTCCCTGTTACAGATGATTCCTTCATAAACTAACTTCGGAATCTGTGCAGATTGGGAAAGAAGCTCATTAGCATAGTGGTTGTGCTCAAAGGAAACGTACTTTAAACCCTAGTTTTGTAAACAGGACCGGTGATCGAACCGCTCGAGCGTACGGTTCACTGGTTCACGGTCTGACCGGCGGTTTGCTGGTTGAACCGGTAGTTCAACCGGCGATTCAAATCTATAAAAGAGATAACTTCTGTCCCTAAGCCCAACGTGATGATGGCTCTTCTGGCTACTGAGCTGGTCCGCTCGACCCTTCCGCCCAGGTCCTGGGATCGAATCCCACCGACCACACCAATTTTTACACTACAATGACGCGGCCCATGAAAAAATAGTAAACAAGCCCATTAAACAAGGCCCATTTGGTGGTCGGACCGCTCGGACCGACCCCGGTTTTCACCAGTTCACGCGAAAATCGACGGTCCGACCGGAGAATATCCGGTTCACTTGCCCGTCCGGTCCAGTGCGCTGAACAGACCTGCCAGGCCTCCGGTTCCGGTTCAACCGGCGGTCCGGTCcagttttcaaaactaggcttTAGCAAAAAAATGAGAGATTACCTCAAACATTATTGGATTCCTCTTGCCAGCATAATGTATATCTTGCAGTTCCCCAAatgggggaggaagaagagaattCGGGATCTCGGCAAAGTAAAAGTAATAGCTTCCCTCATTACGCTCAAACAGCTCCGGATGATTGCAGACCTAAAATTGACATGAGCGGATGACCATGAAAGCCCAATGAGGGAAAAAATATACACTACCATATTCGAGTAGGGACCTAAGGGATTGATTGAATTCCTTAAATAAATTTAACAACCGGAACTGTACCTTTCGTAGCTGCATGACAATATTCATCAGGCTAAGAAGCTTCTTATCGTTCAAATTCCCACGACTTCCATCAAGCAACTCATTAAGAGAAATCTTATTCTTTATCGCTTGATAAAAGACTTGCTGACGAGAACTCAATCTGCAGGGCAcaatttcttctttcttttttgtcatTTCTGCAATCACATCAATCTTGACCCGACGGAGCATAAACGGCTTCAATATAGCATGCTGTGGAAATAGAGAACATGTCATGATATTAAGAAATAATAAGGTGTAACAACTTTGCCCAAAGCAAATCAACATGCAGAAAAAATAAGGAGAAATAAACAATGAATTTCTCTCATCTAATGGCAATGGAGCATCTATCATTTGAAAACAATAAGAACTCAGAGTCTTCTAGATTAAATCATAGTATGCGCAGAAAATCTGATTTAGCTTACCAGTCGACTAAGCTGATGTTCATTCAAGGTCCCTCCATGTTCAGCATGGCCCTCGATACTGACAAGCCAAAGAAACATAAGCAATTTAGTCataaagaaaatgaaaaagaaagaaaccaaAACATGTAAAGAAGAACTGTACCCTTTTGAGAACCACTCATTAAATTGTTCATGGCTATCAAACAAAGTGGGCATAATGAAATGGAGGAGCGCCCATAGCTCAGCCATGTTGTTCTGAATTGGTGTCCCAGTAAGAAGTAAGCGATTTCTACAGTTAAAGCTCAGCAAAGTCTTCCAGCGTTGACTGCAGTagatagaaaaataaatgtatttgTCAAGCAAGGGCCAGGCAATAAAAAAACCAGACTGAAGACATATGCATGAGTTAGGAGATTTGAATACGAAACAGAAATATGAAAACATGAGAGGCATGACAATTTCACCTGCTTGAACTTTTTATAGCCTGGGCCTCATCGAGCACCATGTATTGCCACTTAACTCGCCTCAAAAGCTTCTCCTCATTCACAAGTATCTGATAATTTGTAATGAGAATGTGGAAGCTAGCATCTCTACGAATGAAAGAGCAAATGTCACATGATTAGTTTTTTGAGCctatgagagagagagagagagagagagagagagtgacaAGATAATAGTGCCCCAGCTAAGAATTTACCTTCTATAAAGTCGTTTGGGGTTAATGTTCTTCCGAAGAACCATCCTTTCTGGCCCCCAATAAGGCAGTATCTTAAGATCAGGGCAGAATCTAATTACCTCTTCAGCCCAATTATTCACAACAGATGCAGGAGCAACCACTAGAAAGGGACCCCATATGTTCTTGTCCTGCATGAGATGCACATGTCCATATCAAATGCTTGTCACGCAATATTAAACTATACATTATGTAATATATGATGTCTGGAAAAGAAATAGAAGAACAGAGATAAATCAAGTTCAGATAGAACTAAAATCAGGTAAAACGTCGAAAACATAACAAGACCAAAAAATAATTAGACAACAAATCAACTAATGGGAATATGAGCTTTTAGGTATTTAAGAAAACATATTCACAAACCTCAGCCAAGTGGGATAAGAATGCCATAGCCTGGACAGTTTTACCAAGACCCATCTCATCAGCAAGAATGCCATTTAACCCCTGCAAGAACTCCAAAATGTGACATTGCAGTCATCACAGGTGATTGAGATACATTAACTTTATAACAAGTCACCTGTTCATAACAATTGACCAGCCACTGCAAGCCCTTCAACTGATACTCTTTTAGTACACCTTTAAACAACTCCGGAGTCTGCACAGATGATTGCTCAGGCATCGTTGAGCTGAAAACAATATAGGCTCCAAGCAATCAGTTTTAAGAAAAATACTTCTTTTGTTCTGCCATGCTTGCTTCTAAtgacaaaaaacaaattttctAGTTGAACTTACGGGTGTAATAGATCAATCTTGCTAGGCTCCGCAGTAGCTGAATCATCAGTCGCAATACCTGGCACAGAAGATTGAGAAAGCCTCACAATTTCACTATCGAATGCATTTgtcattcttttttgttcGGATACAGCATGCTGAGCAGCTCTCAAAGCCTCCCTCTTTAAATCAGCTTCCtcagggtcttcttcctcatcagCCTCAGGTACAGATCCCTCATCAGGCAATGCTTTTTCCCCTGCCTTATTCTGCATAAAGTGGCTATAAAGCTCAGTTTGGGATAGCAGGAAGTTGAGCCTCTGCTGCTGTCTTTTTGCTTCACGTAGTTCCTCTTCTCGCTTCAGAGCTTCAGCTGCATccctttcctctttttttctcaacTCATACTGCAAAACATACACAAAAAATGAGCAACATAGTATTTGGACTTTTGAGATATTTATATAAGTAAAAAAACTACATAATCAGTGTTCCTATAGAAGGAAAACTAGCATACTATCATAATCATCTTTAAAAATAATCATTAGTAAGAAGATGAGACAAAAACCTGCTCCTTGTCGACTCGTTTCCAAAATATCAACATATCCCTAGCAAGCTTCCTTGTACGTATTGGAGCACTTCTCATCAGTTTCAGTGACCTGCTTACTTTGAGCTTCACCTGGATGTTACCCCAAAAATGAGCAAGGCTTCAGCATACATATATGGTTTCACAAGAACGTAAACTAGAGAACAGTGAGGCACAAAACCATAGGTAGGAATAGACACATGAAATACCTCCCGTTGACAATTCTCAGAGAAGCGTTTAGCATCCATTTGCCGTTTTCTCAGCAAAGCAGTGAAATTTTTGTGATGCTTTGGAATGTTTCTAGTAATATTTTGCCAGCGTTTCAGAAAAGTTGCCAACTCTTCTTTCATAATTTCAGAATGCTCTTTTTTCACTACTTGCTTCTTTGGCAAGCTACGCTCGATGATCTGCATCCAAGATATCACATAGTTGCTAAGTACACAAACATAGCATCATGAAATCAAAATTTTAAGAACCAAAACTGACCTCATATGTATCTCCCTTCTCCAATACTTTAACATAATGAACCTGCAAACTGCCAGATTCAGAAATAATAGACCTCCGTATCCTCCCAGCTGCTCCTTCTGGAATTGCAAAGGGGTCCTCAGTTACTTGAAGAGCAAATTTTTGCACCTTAACCCTTTCCTGGAGTGATTCATGTTGCGGTTGAGGTTCAGCTAATCCACCACAATTGGTACTCTCAAACTTCCGTCCAGTACCAAGCATTGCTGATAGGGTGCGCAGATCTAACATACCATTCAAGAAATGCTCCTCGACACGTATATCAGAAAAAACAGGCAGATTAAGGGAAGGTGCTAACTTATCATAACCCTCTGGAATTAAGTAGCTTACACTATCCCCCATATCCAAATAAGAAGAATCGAGTGAAGCTACAAGCTTATTGAAACCACCATATGTGCTGATACTTGCTGTCCCATTATATTCAGGTGAGGCTTCTGCCTCACCTATTGCTGCAACGCCCTTGAGATCACTTTTGTGCTTCATAACTCTTGTATGACCATTTTTGTGTTTTATTTTGGGGACCACCGCCCGAGAAGGATCAGAACCAAAAACACCCTCCTGGACTTTTGACCTTCTGTACTTCTCAACATGTTCGCTCAGCATAGTACGGTAGTGCTCCTCAGTTATTTGATTACTATAGGCATATGCATCCTCATCATCGCTACCAACATGAGGATGCCTTTTTCGCTTCCGATGCAGACCATtgtgctggtcagacaaggatCCTTGACCTTCCAAGGAAAAGTTGGGTAAGCGGAAAGATTGACGTGGAAGCATAGGAAATACAACAGAGAAGCCAATATAAGAGTCGATAAAGAGCAAGCATGCAAAAAGATGGATTTTAGACGATTACAATTTTTAAGAGATAACAGTTAGCAAAGAAATGTAATAATAAAGATAAAACAGAAAGAAGATACACAAAAGAGGTAACCTCACCTTGGCTGCTCATGCTACCATTTGGGCTACTAGTGCCATAGCGATCAAGATCTTCAGGTAAAGGGACCTTAAAGTTTAGCAATGGCTACAACATGTCCAGTAAAAAAGAGCCATATGAGAATGGTAGATCAGAAAACTcaataaaacaacaacaatgtaCAAGTAGAAACTACTTTTTTACTTCACTAggtcaaaaaacaaaagggcaGATGATATCACTATTGCATTTCCATACTAATAAGTCACTACGTAAAACAGTACATATTTCAATTAAGCTACATCCACACAGCCAAACAAACAGACAACAACAATACTACAATAGaattacaaaaaaataatgaatGCATAAGGTAAAATATGCAAATGAGGCAACAAAATGTGTTATGATAAAATGAAGTTCCATTGCAAGCCCTAAATCATAACATTAACAAAAATTGCATAAGATTTGAACCATAGAAAATAAACTCTTCTGCGTAAGCTAGGATAGTATAGCAAAATACTAAAGCTAAGGATAACACGCAGATCCCAGCAACTAAAATACTTCGATCATAACTGAAACATAACCGAGGTATGCAGTTGCATCAAAAGAATGGCATTCCAATACATGGAATACTAGACGATCTTGGCAAAGCTACTAGCAGCACAGATGATATAAGATGGTATAGCGGACAGTCGCAACGCCAGTAACCAGGACTACTGTAGCACAAAGCATTAGCCCACACGCACGATTGCAACACAATCACCAAGCAACCTGCATTAGTCTCCTACTAGCGAGCCTCTACCCCTGAGCCAAACAAGCGGCTCAACAAAACACCGGCCAAATTATGCCAGGAAACTACGGACAAAACGTCAACCTGGAGAGGATTCCCCGAGTCCAGTGACAATGAGCTCCACAGTCCATCCCCAGGCCCCATTACGACGCGCCCCCAATACAACGAAACCCCTACCGCGCGGAGAGAGCTCCAGTGACGCGAAGAGACAGAGAGTCAAGAGAAAGAGGAAGCGAGCAACTACCTCAAGGTTGAAGAGGTTGGAGTAAGAGAGCCCGCTGCCgttggcgccgccgcgcggggAAGGGCGGCGCGGGTCCATCGGGAAACCCTAGTGCCCCCGCGCTCGGGCGCGTGAGGGGCGCCCGGGGGTGGAGTAGGAGTTGAGCGCGGGAGCGAgagcggcgacgacggcccgcggcggcggaggaagtcGACGagattagggttagggtttggagACGGGAACGAGACGAGGGGAGAGCCAGAGGAGCgggcgcggaggaggtggggggaaGGCGGTGGGGAGGCCTTGTTGTGATGTGGTGGGGAGGGGGAGTAGTAGTAGGAGGCATGGCTTGGGCGaaggggaagagagagaaacaaagGGTGGGCGAGGAGAAGAGACGGGAGCAGGGAAAGCGAAACGGGAGTGCAGCAAGGGGTTTCCTCACGGGGTTTCGGCTACCAGCGCTTGGCAAcggtttttttcttttctccgcTCTTTTTTGTCTCAGGAtatcccttttcttttccgtGGTTTCCCTGTCCCTGTGTCCCACGATTCTTCTCTCTCTACCCTGGAAAACGAGGTTAAAGGTAAAAATGTTGTTTAACTATGTGCATCACTGCAGCAACTTAGCACGTATCAAATATACAGGCCCGATCCGAATAATAACCGACGTTTTACGGTTTCAAGAGGAAAAAACGGACCTGAATAGATATCAATAGGGAACTTGATCCCAAAATGATTTTGGGAATCCAATCTCACGGGCGAAATCCCAATATACTCAGATCCGAGTTCGGGTGGGCTGGGAACCGAAACACAGCAGCACGCTTTGGCGGGACGGAAATTTTCGTTGCACGCCCGAGCTCCAACCActcgacgtcgccgccgccgatctgCTCGCCCGAGCTCCGACCGGCCTAGCCCATCCGCAAAAAGTCCGGCATGCACCTCCCCAAAGCGTCCTATACTGATTTCACGGCGGCGCCTTCTCTCCTGCGGCTCACTTTCCTTCTTCGACTCCCGACGACGTCTTCCCCGCGTTCGTCGGCAACTCAGTGTTGGCGGCGTCCAAACAGAAGTGGCAGGGCAACCGCGTGGTGCAGGGATCTGCCCCTCCGGCCCCTTGTCCTGCGTCTGCTAGCTCCCTCTGCCATGCCCAGCGCCAATGGAGGTGGGGCAAAGATGGTGGCCTTGAAGAAGCGGAAGATGGCGGGCAGCCCGAGCCACCCCCCCCCTCATCCCCCAGCTTCAGCGGCAGCCTTCCAATCAAACACTCGATGGCGCCCCAACTCGTCGACGATACGCACGATAGGTACCCTCCTCCCGCAGACTCGTTTCTGGCGCAAATTGGATGATTCAATTAAATTGTTTTCTCTTTCGCGCTTGTAGTTTCA
This is a stretch of genomic DNA from Brachypodium distachyon strain Bd21 chromosome 1, Brachypodium_distachyon_v3.0, whole genome shotgun sequence. It encodes these proteins:
- the LOC100834833 gene encoding DNA helicase INO80, which encodes MDPRRPSPRGGANGSGLSYSNLFNLEPLLNFKVPLPEDLDRYGTSSPNGSMSSQGQGSLSDQHNGLHRKRKRHPHVGSDDEDAYAYSNQITEEHYRTMLSEHVEKYRRSKVQEGVFGSDPSRAVVPKIKHKNGHTRVMKHKSDLKGVAAIGEAEASPEYNGTASISTYGGFNKLVASLDSSYLDMGDSVSYLIPEGYDKLAPSLNLPVFSDIRVEEHFLNGMLDLRTLSAMLGTGRKFESTNCGGLAEPQPQHESLQERVKVQKFALQVTEDPFAIPEGAAGRIRRSIISESGSLQVHYVKVLEKGDTYEIIERSLPKKQVVKKEHSEIMKEELATFLKRWQNITRNIPKHHKNFTALLRKRQMDAKRFSENCQREVKLKVSRSLKLMRSAPIRTRKLARDMLIFWKRVDKEQYELRKKEERDAAEALKREEELREAKRQQQRLNFLLSQTELYSHFMQNKAGEKALPDEGSVPEADEEEDPEEADLKREALRAAQHAVSEQKRMTNAFDSEIVRLSQSSVPGIATDDSATAEPSKIDLLHPSTMPEQSSVQTPELFKGVLKEYQLKGLQWLVNCYEQGLNGILADEMGLGKTVQAMAFLSHLAEDKNIWGPFLVVAPASVVNNWAEEVIRFCPDLKILPYWGPERMVLRKNINPKRLYRRDASFHILITNYQILVNEEKLLRRVKWQYMVLDEAQAIKSSSSQRWKTLLSFNCRNRLLLTGTPIQNNMAELWALLHFIMPTLFDSHEQFNEWFSKGIEGHAEHGGTLNEHQLSRLHAILKPFMLRRVKIDVIAEMTKKKEEIVPCRLSSRQQVFYQAIKNKISLNELLDGSRGNLNDKKLLSLMNIVMQLRKVCNHPELFERNEGSYYFYFAEIPNSLLPPPFGELQDIHYAGKRNPIMFEIPKLVYEGIICNREAPMYGCGFRSGYLSRLFNIFLPSYIHNSAFPESTSQNESVLESGAFGFTRLTNLSPVEASFLATCSLFESLAFSAIIRKREYVDEIVDAFLGSEGPDLQLDQNDTSKVRAVIRLLLSPKKAESSLLRTKIEIGPSDNSCEALVLSHHDRLASNIRLLRSTYDFIPPARAPPINVWCSDRNFAYKLTDEMHNPWIKKLFLGFARTSEFNGPREPSGPNPLIQEVRTDLPISEPMLQLPYRIFGSSPPMSNFDPAKMLTDSGKLHTLDKLLRQLRAENHRVLLFAQMTKMLDILEDYMNFRKFKYFRLDGSSAISDRRDMVRNFQNRNDIFVFLLSTRAGGLGINLTAADTVIFYEIDWNPTQDQQAMDRTHRLGQTKEVTVYRLICKDTIEEKILQRAKQKNAVQELVMKGKQVQDDQLMRQEDVVSLLLDDTQIAHKLKEISLQAKDRLKKRRAKAIKVDKEGDLKLEDLDDPTAESAEQDNTTNKKKKSSHKKPLRSQDNDSADNNAKALMEGDIPESGHAEDEEHIASPRPKRSKRLVKSTDEDKEPVAASYNEKPAEAAEIHDDDDMTELQDRTP